In Oncorhynchus mykiss isolate Arlee chromosome 1, USDA_OmykA_1.1, whole genome shotgun sequence, the following proteins share a genomic window:
- the agbl2 gene encoding cytosolic carboxypeptidase 2 isoform X4, with the protein MCPALKTDTEILRTSENAYERLILHHLQHYGLFTSTDNYFQGNLLRQRWRDSHHPGSSHPGTHSSDSNNSNMEDEEQEPGRRAFTLHLGQALRTRQLVIDFDGERPIPRLREPLDLFAIPSTPFQGVRWPIEYEVFKEAIHHIEWDPPDPEPFYQPTGHERAPMPVGEEKGNVVYCIDPGTKTSYFTYSRVGGSRGPIKSSTSCAMHQDKSTLAFESRFESGNLQKAVQVGVHDYELTLRTDMYTTKHTQWFYFRVRNMKAGVTYRFTIVNLMKASSLYCLGMRPLLYSERAAWEKGEGWRRTGSNIRYYRNQHHQAEQDNNTTTNTKSLHSLTWTGQFPYDFDTCYLAHCYPYTYSHLQRYLSRLTSNSATGAYCKLRVLCRSLAGNAVHVLTVTSPGGGWMDRSAKRAVVVTARVHPGETNSSWMMQGFLDFLLGESDDARLLRETFVFKVVPMLNPDGVVVGNYRCSLAGRDLNRNYNTLLRDSFPCVWHTRNMVKRLMAERDVVLYCDFHGHSRKNNVFMYGCTNSDDATQRLHERVFPLMMSKNANDKFSFRSCKFRVHQSKEGTGRVVMWRLGIRNSYTMESTFGGSTLGNRKGTHFSTRDLKSLGYYLCDTLLDYCDPDPTKTSHCLAELRAMLRQELRERLGQEVDSDGSLSVSISDIESSTSGSNSTESDGLPVHLLNRIDEQSQVKKKHLRSGKERNRLRQERVRNVDPKVLHRNIKNIDPVLPTEDMVKVRIQEKTVAVVREKKKREVPFVVKVSRQTGRSWIPHPTTRIGVIGHVTLWQEESEKNEYLDAVRAAYLRTQPPVTAVQQRGFSVPVPTSKIRVHTTPIQQQPMPFSPDHRSHAGMRERMPALHTSSPPVVPGMQCRVVPEFIPPQGLEPCRSSNVYRAKSHHQCPRPEKQGHAARVSKRYYMPEAPTSNTDALEPLWRSPERDCTAGLSDAMPVGEQDQSGPQAAFEKPPSKPGTDGNSYLPDLRHIDFRGKSHGCLWGDQAGAGVQRQGPSKREPLREGEGRRVCGGDTAARRVKSNHRLAQQTLQEEDKQEMGILPQMSSTTHTKIDHLPRQLDSLRRLQKLSLANTSRFHSSGRGGEAGTGLDLEKRMVARPSGSAPPRSTAPLS; encoded by the exons TCACCTTGCACCTGGGACAGGCCCTCAGGACCAGGCAGCTGGTGATAGATTTTGACGGGGAGCGTCCCATCCCCCGGCTTAGGGAGCCCCTGGACCTGTTTGCCATCCCCTCCACCCCTTTCCAGGGGGTCCGCTGGCCCATTGAGTATGAGGTCTTCAAGGAAGCCATACACCACATAG AGTGGGACCCTCCAGACCCAGAGCCGTTCTACCAACCCACGGGCCATGAGAGGGCCCCCATGCCTGTCGGGGAGGAAAAGGGGAACGTGGTTTACTGCATTGACCCAG GCACAAAGACCTCCTACTTCACCTACTCTCGTGTGGGAGGAAGCCGGGGGCCCATCAAGAGCTCCACCTCTTGTGCCATGCATCAGGACAAGTCCACCCTGGCCTTTGAGTCACGCTTTGAGAGCGGCAACCTGCAGAAGGCAGTTCAAGT CGGTGTCCATGACTATGAGCTCACCCTCCGCACCGACATGTACACCACCAAGCACACGCAGTGGTTCTACTTCCGGGTCAGAAACATGAAGGCGGGGGTCACCTATCGCTTCACCATAGTCAACCTGATGAAGGCTAGCAGCCTGTATTGCCTGGGCATGAGGCCTCTGCTCTACTCTGAAAGAGCCGcctgggagaagggagagggctgGCGCCGAACTGGCTCCAACATCAGATACTACCGCAACCAGCACCACCAGGCTGAGCAGgacaacaacactaccaccaaCACAAAGTCCCTACACTCCCTTACATGGACCGGCCAGTTCCCCTACGACTTTGACACCTGCTATTTGGCCCACTGCTACCCCTACACCTACTCCCACCTGCAGCGCTACCTCAGCCGCCTCACCTCCAACTCCGCCACCGGCGCCTACTGCAAGCTGCGGGTGCTGTGTCGCAGCCTGGCCGGCAATGCTGTGCACGTGCTGACAGTGACATCACCAGGAGGGGGGTGGATGGATAGGAGTGCCAAGCGGGCGGTGGTGGTTACAGCCAGGGTGCACCCCGGGGAGACCAACAGCTCCTGGATGATGCAGGGCTTCCTGGACTTCCTGCTAGGAGAGTCAGACGACGCCAGGCTGCTAAGGGAGACTTTTGTGTTTAAG GTGGTGCCCATGCTGAACCCAGACGGGGTGGTTGTGGGGAACTATCGCTGCTCTCTGGCCGGCAGGGACCTGAACAGGAACTACAATACCCTGCTGAGGGACTCCTTCCCCTGTGTCTGGCACACCAGGAACATGGTCAAGAG ACTGATGGCTGAGAGGGACGTGGTGTTGTATTGTGATTTCCACGGTCACAGTCGTAAGAACAACGTCTTCATGTATGGCTGTACCAACAGCGATGATGCCACACAACGGCTCCATGAGAGAGTCTTCCCGCTCATGATGAGCAAGAACGCCAATGACAAG TTCTCGTTCAGGAGCTGTAAGTTCAGAGTTCATCAGAGTAAAGAGGGAACAGGACGCGTCGTCATGTGGAGGCTGGGCATTAGGAACAGCTACACCATGGAGTCCACCTTTGGAGGCTCCACTCTGG GGAACAGGAAGGGGACCCATTTCTCCACCAGGGACCTGAAGTCTCTGGGGTACTACTTATGTGACACACTGCTGGACTACTGTGATCCCGACCCAACCAAG accagTCACTGCCTAGCTGAGTTGCGGGCGATGTTAAGGCAGGAGCTCAGAGAGAGGCTGGGCCAGGAGGTCGACTCTGATGGATCTCTCAGCGTCTCCATTTCTGACATTGAGTCCAG TACCAGCGGCTCAAACAGCACAGAGTCTGATGGCCTGCCTGTCCATCTACTGAACCGAATTGATGAG CAGAGCCAAGTGAAGAAGAAACACCTGAGGAGTGGTAAGGAGAGGaacagactgagacaggagagagtgagaaacgTCGACCCAAAGGTCCTCCACAGGAACATCAAGAACATA GACCCTGTGCTACCCACTGAGGACATGGTGAAGGTGAGGATCCAGGAAAAGACGGTGGCCGTggtcagagagaagaagaagagagag GTGCCGTTTGTGGTGAAAGTGAGCCGTCAGACAGGACGCTCCTGGATCCCCCATCCCACCACTCGCATCGGGGTCATAGGCCATGTGACCCTCTGGCAGGAGGAGTCAGAGAAG AATGAATACCTGGATGCTGTAAGGGCCGCATACCTGCGTACTCAGCCACCTGTCACAG CTGTACAGCAACGCGGCTTCTCTGTGCCTGTGCCCACCTCAAAGATCAGGGTTCACACCACCCCCATTCAGCAGCAACCCATGCCCTTCAGCCCCGATCACAGAAGCCACGCTGGGATGAGAG AGAGGATGCCTGCTTTACACACCAG TTCTCCCCCAGTAGTTCCGGGCATGCAGTGCAGGGTGGTCCCTGAGTTCATCCCGCCACAAGGCCTGGAGCCCTGCCGCTCTTCCAATGTCTACCGAGCCAAGTCCCACCACCAGTGTCCACGCCCAGAGAAACAAGGCCACGCAGCCCGGGTCTCCAAACGCTACTACATGCCAGAGGCTCCAACCTCTAACACAGATGCCCTAGAGCCCCTATGGAGGAGCCCAGAAAGGGACTGCACAGCAGGTTTATCAGACGCTATGCCTGTGGGTGAGCAGGACCAGAGTGGACCTCAAGCAGCCTTTGAGAAGCCACCGAGTAAACCTGGGACAGACGGTAACTCCTACCTGCCAGACCTGAGGCACATAGACTTCAGAGGGAAAAG CCATGGCTGTCTATGGGGAGACCAGGCAGGGGCTGGAGTACAGAGGCAGGGCCCCTCAAAGAGAGAGCCgctgagggagggagaaggcAGGCGTGTATGTGGAGGAGATACAGCAGCAAGGCGTGTGAAAAGCAACCACAG GTTGGCCCAGCAGACATTGCAAGAGGAGGATAAACAGGAAATGGGCATTTTACCCCAGATGTCCTCGACCACCCACACCAAGATAGATCATCTGCCCCGACAGCTAGACAGTCTACGTAGGCTCCAGAAACTCAGCCTGGCCAATACCTCCAGGTTCCACTCCAGTGGGAGAGGGGGGGAAGCAGGGACAGGGTTGGATCTGGAGAAGAGGATGGTCGCCAGACCGTCAGGGTCTGCCCCTCCTCGCAGTACAGCACCTTTGAGCTGA
- the agbl2 gene encoding cytosolic carboxypeptidase 2 isoform X2 translates to MKFTHTFLASQDVFFIQSSNQDVPSIEDRHRDTGTDNYFQGNLLRQRWRDSHHPGSSHPGTHSSDSNNSNMEDEEQEPGRRAFTLHLGQALRTRQLVIDFDGERPIPRLREPLDLFAIPSTPFQGVRWPIEYEVFKEAIHHIEWDPPDPEPFYQPTGHERAPMPVGEEKGNVVYCIDPGTKTSYFTYSRVGGSRGPIKSSTSCAMHQDKSTLAFESRFESGNLQKAVQVGVHDYELTLRTDMYTTKHTQWFYFRVRNMKAGVTYRFTIVNLMKASSLYCLGMRPLLYSERAAWEKGEGWRRTGSNIRYYRNQHHQAEQDNNTTTNTKSLHSLTWTGQFPYDFDTCYLAHCYPYTYSHLQRYLSRLTSNSATGAYCKLRVLCRSLAGNAVHVLTVTSPGGGWMDRSAKRAVVVTARVHPGETNSSWMMQGFLDFLLGESDDARLLRETFVFKVVPMLNPDGVVVGNYRCSLAGRDLNRNYNTLLRDSFPCVWHTRNMVKRLMAERDVVLYCDFHGHSRKNNVFMYGCTNSDDATQRLHERVFPLMMSKNANDKFSFRSCKFRVHQSKEGTGRVVMWRLGIRNSYTMESTFGGSTLGNRKGTHFSTRDLKSLGYYLCDTLLDYCDPDPTKTSHCLAELRAMLRQELRERLGQEVDSDGSLSVSISDIESSTSGSNSTESDGLPVHLLNRIDEQSQVKKKHLRSGKERNRLRQERVRNVDPKVLHRNIKNIDPVLPTEDMVKVRIQEKTVAVVREKKKREVPFVVKVSRQTGRSWIPHPTTRIGVIGHVTLWQEESEKNEYLDAVRAAYLRTQPPVTEEPEEERLQYWSPQLQFGSSQAPRPGPQRRPLSFTAVQQRGFSVPVPTSKIRVHTTPIQQQPMPFSPDHRSHAGMRERMPALHTSSPPVVPGMQCRVVPEFIPPQGLEPCRSSNVYRAKSHHQCPRPEKQGHAARVSKRYYMPEAPTSNTDALEPLWRSPERDCTAGLSDAMPVGEQDQSGPQAAFEKPPSKPGTDGNSYLPDLRHIDFRGKSHGCLWGDQAGAGVQRQGPSKREPLREGEGRRVCGGDTAARRVKSNHRLAQQTLQEEDKQEMGILPQMSSTTHTKIDHLPRQLDSLRRLQKLSLANTSRFHSSGRGGEAGTGLDLEKRMVARPSGSAPPRSTAPLS, encoded by the exons TCACCTTGCACCTGGGACAGGCCCTCAGGACCAGGCAGCTGGTGATAGATTTTGACGGGGAGCGTCCCATCCCCCGGCTTAGGGAGCCCCTGGACCTGTTTGCCATCCCCTCCACCCCTTTCCAGGGGGTCCGCTGGCCCATTGAGTATGAGGTCTTCAAGGAAGCCATACACCACATAG AGTGGGACCCTCCAGACCCAGAGCCGTTCTACCAACCCACGGGCCATGAGAGGGCCCCCATGCCTGTCGGGGAGGAAAAGGGGAACGTGGTTTACTGCATTGACCCAG GCACAAAGACCTCCTACTTCACCTACTCTCGTGTGGGAGGAAGCCGGGGGCCCATCAAGAGCTCCACCTCTTGTGCCATGCATCAGGACAAGTCCACCCTGGCCTTTGAGTCACGCTTTGAGAGCGGCAACCTGCAGAAGGCAGTTCAAGT CGGTGTCCATGACTATGAGCTCACCCTCCGCACCGACATGTACACCACCAAGCACACGCAGTGGTTCTACTTCCGGGTCAGAAACATGAAGGCGGGGGTCACCTATCGCTTCACCATAGTCAACCTGATGAAGGCTAGCAGCCTGTATTGCCTGGGCATGAGGCCTCTGCTCTACTCTGAAAGAGCCGcctgggagaagggagagggctgGCGCCGAACTGGCTCCAACATCAGATACTACCGCAACCAGCACCACCAGGCTGAGCAGgacaacaacactaccaccaaCACAAAGTCCCTACACTCCCTTACATGGACCGGCCAGTTCCCCTACGACTTTGACACCTGCTATTTGGCCCACTGCTACCCCTACACCTACTCCCACCTGCAGCGCTACCTCAGCCGCCTCACCTCCAACTCCGCCACCGGCGCCTACTGCAAGCTGCGGGTGCTGTGTCGCAGCCTGGCCGGCAATGCTGTGCACGTGCTGACAGTGACATCACCAGGAGGGGGGTGGATGGATAGGAGTGCCAAGCGGGCGGTGGTGGTTACAGCCAGGGTGCACCCCGGGGAGACCAACAGCTCCTGGATGATGCAGGGCTTCCTGGACTTCCTGCTAGGAGAGTCAGACGACGCCAGGCTGCTAAGGGAGACTTTTGTGTTTAAG GTGGTGCCCATGCTGAACCCAGACGGGGTGGTTGTGGGGAACTATCGCTGCTCTCTGGCCGGCAGGGACCTGAACAGGAACTACAATACCCTGCTGAGGGACTCCTTCCCCTGTGTCTGGCACACCAGGAACATGGTCAAGAG ACTGATGGCTGAGAGGGACGTGGTGTTGTATTGTGATTTCCACGGTCACAGTCGTAAGAACAACGTCTTCATGTATGGCTGTACCAACAGCGATGATGCCACACAACGGCTCCATGAGAGAGTCTTCCCGCTCATGATGAGCAAGAACGCCAATGACAAG TTCTCGTTCAGGAGCTGTAAGTTCAGAGTTCATCAGAGTAAAGAGGGAACAGGACGCGTCGTCATGTGGAGGCTGGGCATTAGGAACAGCTACACCATGGAGTCCACCTTTGGAGGCTCCACTCTGG GGAACAGGAAGGGGACCCATTTCTCCACCAGGGACCTGAAGTCTCTGGGGTACTACTTATGTGACACACTGCTGGACTACTGTGATCCCGACCCAACCAAG accagTCACTGCCTAGCTGAGTTGCGGGCGATGTTAAGGCAGGAGCTCAGAGAGAGGCTGGGCCAGGAGGTCGACTCTGATGGATCTCTCAGCGTCTCCATTTCTGACATTGAGTCCAG TACCAGCGGCTCAAACAGCACAGAGTCTGATGGCCTGCCTGTCCATCTACTGAACCGAATTGATGAG CAGAGCCAAGTGAAGAAGAAACACCTGAGGAGTGGTAAGGAGAGGaacagactgagacaggagagagtgagaaacgTCGACCCAAAGGTCCTCCACAGGAACATCAAGAACATA GACCCTGTGCTACCCACTGAGGACATGGTGAAGGTGAGGATCCAGGAAAAGACGGTGGCCGTggtcagagagaagaagaagagagag GTGCCGTTTGTGGTGAAAGTGAGCCGTCAGACAGGACGCTCCTGGATCCCCCATCCCACCACTCGCATCGGGGTCATAGGCCATGTGACCCTCTGGCAGGAGGAGTCAGAGAAG AATGAATACCTGGATGCTGTAAGGGCCGCATACCTGCGTACTCAGCCACCTGTCACAG AGGAGCCGGAGGAGGAGCGGCTGCAGTATTGGAGTCCCCAGCTGCAGTTTGGCTCCTCCCAGGCCCCGCGTCCGGGTCCTCAGCGGCGCCCCTTATCTTTTACAGCTGTACAGCAACGCGGCTTCTCTGTGCCTGTGCCCACCTCAAAGATCAGGGTTCACACCACCCCCATTCAGCAGCAACCCATGCCCTTCAGCCCCGATCACAGAAGCCACGCTGGGATGAGAG AGAGGATGCCTGCTTTACACACCAG TTCTCCCCCAGTAGTTCCGGGCATGCAGTGCAGGGTGGTCCCTGAGTTCATCCCGCCACAAGGCCTGGAGCCCTGCCGCTCTTCCAATGTCTACCGAGCCAAGTCCCACCACCAGTGTCCACGCCCAGAGAAACAAGGCCACGCAGCCCGGGTCTCCAAACGCTACTACATGCCAGAGGCTCCAACCTCTAACACAGATGCCCTAGAGCCCCTATGGAGGAGCCCAGAAAGGGACTGCACAGCAGGTTTATCAGACGCTATGCCTGTGGGTGAGCAGGACCAGAGTGGACCTCAAGCAGCCTTTGAGAAGCCACCGAGTAAACCTGGGACAGACGGTAACTCCTACCTGCCAGACCTGAGGCACATAGACTTCAGAGGGAAAAG CCATGGCTGTCTATGGGGAGACCAGGCAGGGGCTGGAGTACAGAGGCAGGGCCCCTCAAAGAGAGAGCCgctgagggagggagaaggcAGGCGTGTATGTGGAGGAGATACAGCAGCAAGGCGTGTGAAAAGCAACCACAG GTTGGCCCAGCAGACATTGCAAGAGGAGGATAAACAGGAAATGGGCATTTTACCCCAGATGTCCTCGACCACCCACACCAAGATAGATCATCTGCCCCGACAGCTAGACAGTCTACGTAGGCTCCAGAAACTCAGCCTGGCCAATACCTCCAGGTTCCACTCCAGTGGGAGAGGGGGGGAAGCAGGGACAGGGTTGGATCTGGAGAAGAGGATGGTCGCCAGACCGTCAGGGTCTGCCCCTCCTCGCAGTACAGCACCTTTGAGCTGA
- the agbl2 gene encoding cytosolic carboxypeptidase 2 isoform X3 — translation MCPALKTDTEILRTSENAYERLILHHLQHYGLFTSTDNYFQGNLLRQRWRDSHHPGSSHPGTHSSDSNNSNMEDEEQEPGRRAFTLHLGQALRTRQLVIDFDGERPIPRLREPLDLFAIPSTPFQGVRWPIEYEVFKEAIHHIEWDPPDPEPFYQPTGHERAPMPVGEEKGNVVYCIDPGTKTSYFTYSRVGGSRGPIKSSTSCAMHQDKSTLAFESRFESGNLQKAVQVGVHDYELTLRTDMYTTKHTQWFYFRVRNMKAGVTYRFTIVNLMKASSLYCLGMRPLLYSERAAWEKGEGWRRTGSNIRYYRNQHHQAEQDNNTTTNTKSLHSLTWTGQFPYDFDTCYLAHCYPYTYSHLQRYLSRLTSNSATGAYCKLRVLCRSLAGNAVHVLTVTSPGGGWMDRSAKRAVVVTARVHPGETNSSWMMQGFLDFLLGESDDARLLRETFVFKVVPMLNPDGVVVGNYRCSLAGRDLNRNYNTLLRDSFPCVWHTRNMVKRLMAERDVVLYCDFHGHSRKNNVFMYGCTNSDDATQRLHERVFPLMMSKNANDKFSFRSCKFRVHQSKEGTGRVVMWRLGIRNSYTMESTFGGSTLGNRKGTHFSTRDLKSLGYYLCDTLLDYCDPDPTKTSHCLAELRAMLRQELRERLGQEVDSDGSLSVSISDIESSTSGSNSTESDGLPVHLLNRIDESQVKKKHLRSGKERNRLRQERVRNVDPKVLHRNIKNIDPVLPTEDMVKVRIQEKTVAVVREKKKREVPFVVKVSRQTGRSWIPHPTTRIGVIGHVTLWQEESEKNEYLDAVRAAYLRTQPPVTEEPEEERLQYWSPQLQFGSSQAPRPGPQRRPLSFTAVQQRGFSVPVPTSKIRVHTTPIQQQPMPFSPDHRSHAGMRERMPALHTSSPPVVPGMQCRVVPEFIPPQGLEPCRSSNVYRAKSHHQCPRPEKQGHAARVSKRYYMPEAPTSNTDALEPLWRSPERDCTAGLSDAMPVGEQDQSGPQAAFEKPPSKPGTDGNSYLPDLRHIDFRGKSHGCLWGDQAGAGVQRQGPSKREPLREGEGRRVCGGDTAARRVKSNHRLAQQTLQEEDKQEMGILPQMSSTTHTKIDHLPRQLDSLRRLQKLSLANTSRFHSSGRGGEAGTGLDLEKRMVARPSGSAPPRSTAPLS, via the exons TCACCTTGCACCTGGGACAGGCCCTCAGGACCAGGCAGCTGGTGATAGATTTTGACGGGGAGCGTCCCATCCCCCGGCTTAGGGAGCCCCTGGACCTGTTTGCCATCCCCTCCACCCCTTTCCAGGGGGTCCGCTGGCCCATTGAGTATGAGGTCTTCAAGGAAGCCATACACCACATAG AGTGGGACCCTCCAGACCCAGAGCCGTTCTACCAACCCACGGGCCATGAGAGGGCCCCCATGCCTGTCGGGGAGGAAAAGGGGAACGTGGTTTACTGCATTGACCCAG GCACAAAGACCTCCTACTTCACCTACTCTCGTGTGGGAGGAAGCCGGGGGCCCATCAAGAGCTCCACCTCTTGTGCCATGCATCAGGACAAGTCCACCCTGGCCTTTGAGTCACGCTTTGAGAGCGGCAACCTGCAGAAGGCAGTTCAAGT CGGTGTCCATGACTATGAGCTCACCCTCCGCACCGACATGTACACCACCAAGCACACGCAGTGGTTCTACTTCCGGGTCAGAAACATGAAGGCGGGGGTCACCTATCGCTTCACCATAGTCAACCTGATGAAGGCTAGCAGCCTGTATTGCCTGGGCATGAGGCCTCTGCTCTACTCTGAAAGAGCCGcctgggagaagggagagggctgGCGCCGAACTGGCTCCAACATCAGATACTACCGCAACCAGCACCACCAGGCTGAGCAGgacaacaacactaccaccaaCACAAAGTCCCTACACTCCCTTACATGGACCGGCCAGTTCCCCTACGACTTTGACACCTGCTATTTGGCCCACTGCTACCCCTACACCTACTCCCACCTGCAGCGCTACCTCAGCCGCCTCACCTCCAACTCCGCCACCGGCGCCTACTGCAAGCTGCGGGTGCTGTGTCGCAGCCTGGCCGGCAATGCTGTGCACGTGCTGACAGTGACATCACCAGGAGGGGGGTGGATGGATAGGAGTGCCAAGCGGGCGGTGGTGGTTACAGCCAGGGTGCACCCCGGGGAGACCAACAGCTCCTGGATGATGCAGGGCTTCCTGGACTTCCTGCTAGGAGAGTCAGACGACGCCAGGCTGCTAAGGGAGACTTTTGTGTTTAAG GTGGTGCCCATGCTGAACCCAGACGGGGTGGTTGTGGGGAACTATCGCTGCTCTCTGGCCGGCAGGGACCTGAACAGGAACTACAATACCCTGCTGAGGGACTCCTTCCCCTGTGTCTGGCACACCAGGAACATGGTCAAGAG ACTGATGGCTGAGAGGGACGTGGTGTTGTATTGTGATTTCCACGGTCACAGTCGTAAGAACAACGTCTTCATGTATGGCTGTACCAACAGCGATGATGCCACACAACGGCTCCATGAGAGAGTCTTCCCGCTCATGATGAGCAAGAACGCCAATGACAAG TTCTCGTTCAGGAGCTGTAAGTTCAGAGTTCATCAGAGTAAAGAGGGAACAGGACGCGTCGTCATGTGGAGGCTGGGCATTAGGAACAGCTACACCATGGAGTCCACCTTTGGAGGCTCCACTCTGG GGAACAGGAAGGGGACCCATTTCTCCACCAGGGACCTGAAGTCTCTGGGGTACTACTTATGTGACACACTGCTGGACTACTGTGATCCCGACCCAACCAAG accagTCACTGCCTAGCTGAGTTGCGGGCGATGTTAAGGCAGGAGCTCAGAGAGAGGCTGGGCCAGGAGGTCGACTCTGATGGATCTCTCAGCGTCTCCATTTCTGACATTGAGTCCAG TACCAGCGGCTCAAACAGCACAGAGTCTGATGGCCTGCCTGTCCATCTACTGAACCGAATTGATGAG AGCCAAGTGAAGAAGAAACACCTGAGGAGTGGTAAGGAGAGGaacagactgagacaggagagagtgagaaacgTCGACCCAAAGGTCCTCCACAGGAACATCAAGAACATA GACCCTGTGCTACCCACTGAGGACATGGTGAAGGTGAGGATCCAGGAAAAGACGGTGGCCGTggtcagagagaagaagaagagagag GTGCCGTTTGTGGTGAAAGTGAGCCGTCAGACAGGACGCTCCTGGATCCCCCATCCCACCACTCGCATCGGGGTCATAGGCCATGTGACCCTCTGGCAGGAGGAGTCAGAGAAG AATGAATACCTGGATGCTGTAAGGGCCGCATACCTGCGTACTCAGCCACCTGTCACAG AGGAGCCGGAGGAGGAGCGGCTGCAGTATTGGAGTCCCCAGCTGCAGTTTGGCTCCTCCCAGGCCCCGCGTCCGGGTCCTCAGCGGCGCCCCTTATCTTTTACAGCTGTACAGCAACGCGGCTTCTCTGTGCCTGTGCCCACCTCAAAGATCAGGGTTCACACCACCCCCATTCAGCAGCAACCCATGCCCTTCAGCCCCGATCACAGAAGCCACGCTGGGATGAGAG AGAGGATGCCTGCTTTACACACCAG TTCTCCCCCAGTAGTTCCGGGCATGCAGTGCAGGGTGGTCCCTGAGTTCATCCCGCCACAAGGCCTGGAGCCCTGCCGCTCTTCCAATGTCTACCGAGCCAAGTCCCACCACCAGTGTCCACGCCCAGAGAAACAAGGCCACGCAGCCCGGGTCTCCAAACGCTACTACATGCCAGAGGCTCCAACCTCTAACACAGATGCCCTAGAGCCCCTATGGAGGAGCCCAGAAAGGGACTGCACAGCAGGTTTATCAGACGCTATGCCTGTGGGTGAGCAGGACCAGAGTGGACCTCAAGCAGCCTTTGAGAAGCCACCGAGTAAACCTGGGACAGACGGTAACTCCTACCTGCCAGACCTGAGGCACATAGACTTCAGAGGGAAAAG CCATGGCTGTCTATGGGGAGACCAGGCAGGGGCTGGAGTACAGAGGCAGGGCCCCTCAAAGAGAGAGCCgctgagggagggagaaggcAGGCGTGTATGTGGAGGAGATACAGCAGCAAGGCGTGTGAAAAGCAACCACAG GTTGGCCCAGCAGACATTGCAAGAGGAGGATAAACAGGAAATGGGCATTTTACCCCAGATGTCCTCGACCACCCACACCAAGATAGATCATCTGCCCCGACAGCTAGACAGTCTACGTAGGCTCCAGAAACTCAGCCTGGCCAATACCTCCAGGTTCCACTCCAGTGGGAGAGGGGGGGAAGCAGGGACAGGGTTGGATCTGGAGAAGAGGATGGTCGCCAGACCGTCAGGGTCTGCCCCTCCTCGCAGTACAGCACCTTTGAGCTGA